One Campylobacter concisus DNA window includes the following coding sequences:
- the yidD gene encoding membrane protein insertion efficiency factor YidD — protein MKKFAIKFIAFYQKYISILLPKSCRYYPTCSQYAIWEFQTNSFFSAFFATFMRILRCNQLFKGGINYPIIRKKFNSCFIFQKSDTKNVNFWFIPCQNSKFYVVKVLDKLKEKN, from the coding sequence TTTTATCAAAAATATATTTCCATACTTCTGCCAAAAAGCTGTCGCTACTATCCGACTTGCTCACAATACGCCATTTGGGAATTTCAAACAAATAGCTTTTTCTCTGCTTTTTTTGCAACATTTATGCGAATTTTAAGATGCAATCAACTTTTCAAAGGCGGTATCAACTACCCAATCATCCGCAAAAAATTTAACTCATGTTTTATATTTCAAAAAAGCGATACCAAAAATGTAAATTTCTGGTTTATCCCTTGCCAAAATAGTAAATTTTATGTCGTAAAAGTATTAGATAAATTAAAGGAAAAAAATTAA